From a region of the Halomonas sp. HL-93 genome:
- a CDS encoding tetratricopeptide repeat protein — MRSNLLATLTGLTLAALLLPTAWALDEEAQAAKEKGMRLYNAHQRSLTTPYLEQAAEAGDVEAMYYLGEVNRLRHMGMNQAALEWYHQAAQHGDPHAMLRLFDGGACELGDVCPENGDDWPQEALELTLPKAEAGDAEAMAELYDIYYYVKEPDEDEAMKWLRRAAEAGHVESMNLLGEIARNDEEDYSNDTERLEAAEVWFRKAAAGGYAPSMNNLASVLNHLDQPEESWEWITKASEAGHINGRRWLAACNIEPDWEELTLCNSSTDPEPAKGWAILLAIHEEVPGTSSERSLRVYRDSVTQEQREEGERMKDEWLNLEPPLSYFPKKFGP, encoded by the coding sequence ATGCGATCAAACCTGTTGGCAACGTTAACTGGGTTGACACTAGCGGCGCTGTTATTGCCTACCGCTTGGGCGCTTGACGAAGAAGCGCAGGCCGCCAAAGAGAAAGGCATGCGCTTATACAATGCCCATCAGCGCTCTCTCACCACGCCCTATTTAGAGCAAGCAGCAGAAGCGGGTGATGTCGAAGCGATGTACTACCTAGGCGAAGTTAACCGTTTACGGCATATGGGTATGAACCAAGCCGCTTTAGAGTGGTATCACCAAGCCGCTCAACACGGTGACCCCCACGCTATGTTGCGACTGTTTGATGGTGGCGCCTGCGAGCTAGGGGACGTATGCCCGGAAAACGGCGATGATTGGCCCCAGGAGGCCTTGGAGTTAACGCTACCTAAAGCTGAGGCAGGCGATGCCGAGGCCATGGCCGAGCTTTATGATATTTATTACTACGTTAAAGAGCCCGATGAAGACGAAGCGATGAAGTGGCTACGGCGCGCCGCCGAGGCGGGCCATGTGGAATCGATGAATTTGCTTGGCGAGATAGCCCGTAACGACGAAGAGGACTATTCCAACGATACGGAGCGTTTGGAAGCCGCTGAGGTATGGTTTCGAAAGGCAGCAGCGGGAGGTTATGCCCCCTCTATGAACAATCTTGCCTCCGTCTTAAATCATCTGGATCAGCCCGAAGAATCGTGGGAATGGATAACAAAAGCTTCCGAAGCAGGGCATATCAATGGGAGGAGGTGGTTGGCCGCCTGTAATATTGAACCTGATTGGGAGGAATTGACTCTATGTAATTCTTCTACCGATCCAGAACCTGCCAAAGGATGGGCAATCCTGCTAGCTATCCATGAAGAAGTTCCCGGCACTTCGTCAGAAAGATCGCTGCGAGTTTATCGCGATAGCGTTACTCAAGAACAACGCGAAGAAGGCGAGCGTATGAAAGACGAGTGGTTGAATCTAGAGCCGCCACTTTCCTATTTCCCCAAAAAGTTTGGCCCCTGA